A single window of Dermacentor albipictus isolate Rhodes 1998 colony chromosome 1, USDA_Dalb.pri_finalv2, whole genome shotgun sequence DNA harbors:
- the LOC139055439 gene encoding uncharacterized protein: MFKNRIVKASRMPQLPEEHSKIIIRPRGGLNLSKVSTTAIGVAIIEASGLTPQQAREDVVCPNFTQNIVVVSTPDPSHAARYVRIRSIVIGETEYEVNAYETAPHTTCKGVIRRVDLRDNQATITQNIVHDFNPLALAAKRIKSTGSVIVLFDGLKVPSYVRYGSTLVRCYLYRKQLMSAMLAERLDIDQMYVQHQTWYSAEDVELKTRRTITCVCLTANSVEGTTQLETRLADSGTKFHTWCEFDDENATDLNRGRHHLSCNCMPKRAPGGARAQGAPHGQEAARLRRAEAAPDHVKCRCASKEEGRRLATRRHLEQPGSTK; this comes from the coding sequence atgtttaaaaatcggattgtcaaggcatcaaggatgccccaattgcccgaggagcacagcaagatcatcatccgtccacgaggaggtctcaacttgagcaaagtgagcaccacagcgataggcgtggcgattattgaagcatcaggcctgactccgcaacaagcccgagaggatgtcgtttgccctaacttcacgcaaaacatcgtggtggttagtacaccagaccccagtcatgctgccaggtatgtgcgaatcaggtcaatagttataggggaaaccgaatatgaagtgaacgcctacgagacagctccgcataccacgtgtaaaggggtgattcggagagttgacctcagagacaatcaggccacgataacgcagaacattgtgcatgactttaacccactggcattggcagccaaacgtattaaatccacgggctcggtcattgttctgtttgatgggctcaaggtgcccagttatgtcagatacgggtcgacccttgtaaggtgttacctgtataggaagcagttgatgtctgctatgcttgcggaaagattggacatcgatcagatgtatgtccaacaccagacgtggtacagtgcagaggatgtggaactcaaaacccggaggacaatcacatgtgtgtgcctaactgcaaattctgtggaggggaccacccaactggagacaagacttgccgacagcggtaccaaattccatacgtggtgcgaattcgacgacgagaacgcaacagatCTGAATCGGGGGCGACACCACCTCAGCTGCAATTGTATGCCCAAACGGGCACCAGGGGGCGCACGCGCTCAAGGAGCTCCACACGGTCAAGAAGCCGCTCGCCTtcgaagggcagaagccgctccagatcacgtgaagtgcaggtgcgcttcgaaggaggagggcagacgcctggcgacaagacgacatctggaacaacctgggtcgacaaagtga